The following is a genomic window from Gammaproteobacteria bacterium.
TATTAAGGCGGCGTGCGCTCCGAGGTCTCCAATTAATATTTGGTGAATGGTTACTCTTGGGCAATAAGAGATTGCGGATGAATAATGTTGGAATTATTTCTCATTTCGAAGGGTCGAGGGGAGGAAGCTCTGCCTTTGATGTTGGAATCAACGGCTTTAATCTAAATTGGGTACCGTTCTTTCCCGGCTATCAGCAACTCACGAGTCTAGTGACGCACACCTTATCGTGTGTAGCTGATCAAGTGGGGGCTTGTGAGTTTTTCCTCACAAGCCCCTCGATCCCAAACGGTCGAGAAGTTCTTGACCGCTGTCCATGTGGTGGTTATGGCCCAGCGTTGCGGTGTTAATACTTACCGTTACTCTGAGGATTGGGGGCACGATATATTTTTAATCCGGTTTAATACAAACCCCTTTTGTGTCAATTTCAAGGCTAGGGTGAAGGCCGCGATCAGACTACTGTGGTCGGCACGACCGCTACCAGCTAGTTCTAGGGCGGTACCGTGGTCTACGGAGGTTCGCACGATGGGGAGTCCGAGGGTGACATTGACGGCGCGCCCGAAACCCAAGTGTTTGAGTACCGGTAGCCCTTGGTCGTGGTACATGGCCAACACGGCGGCGGCGTCGGCGAGACGGGTTGGAGTGAAGGCCGTATCGGCCGGGAGAGGACCCACCAGATCCATCCCCTGCATTCGCAGAGTCTCTAGGACGGGGGTAATGACCTCGATCTCCTCATGACCCAGATGGCCGCCCTCACCGGCGTGCGGATTGAGTCCACAGACCAAGATGCGCGGGGCGTGGAGACCAAAACGCCGGACCAGCTCCCCGTGAAGAATGGTTAACACTGCCGTGAGGCCCTCGCGAGTGAGGGCGGCGCTCACCTCGCGCAACGGTAGATGGGTAGTTGCCAACGCCACTCGCAGCCCAGGAATGGCCAACATCATGACCACTGTGGTAGTACCAGTGAGTGCGGCGAGGAATTCGGTATGGCCGGTAAAGGGGAAGCCTGCCTCGTTGATGACCCCTTTATGCACCGGCCCGGTCACCAGCGCGTCTACTTTTTCTGCCTGACAAAAGGCTACCGCAGTACGCAGGGTGTCAAGTACATAGGGTGCGTTGGTCAGGTCGAGGCGTCCCGGTTGTTCCATGGTTTGCAACGAGACGGGTACGATGGCCAATTCTCCCGGTCGATGGGGCGACGGTGGTGTTGCAGCATCGAAGGGATACAGTCGTAACGGTAATCCCAGCAGAGCCGCCCGACGTTCCAGTAAGCCGGGATCGGCCACTACCACCGGTTCGGCAGACAGGGGCTCTTGAACCATGCGAAGACAAAGGTCAGGGCCGACACCCGCTGGTTCTCCAGGGGTAAGGACCAGACGGCGGGGGGGTGCAATAGTGAAAGTCATCGGTGTCCCCGAGAAACCCCGCCCTTCAGGGCGGGGAGGAAAGGGGACGGTTTTCTCCGCCCCTTTGGATAGCAAAATCTTTAAAGTTGCCGGTCTTTCCCGGCTGTCAGCCCGTAAGGGCCTAGTGACGCACACCTTGCGGTGTGGCTCCCCTCGCTCGCTTATTCGTGGGTTTTTGTACCCTTTCGGGTCCATCCTTGGCAGCAGCACTGGCTTCGACCCCGTATGCCTGTTTAACCACTGACCGCAGTGTCCGGAACTGAGGAAGCATCCCGGAGTGCCTATACACCGCTTGCGCGGATTCCACGATAAGGTCTCGTCGCAAAGCGACGGAGCTGGTCAACTTCAAGACTTGCTTTCACAAGCCTCGCCCTTTAGGGCGGGGTAGTTGACACTATTTCACCGGGTAACCAAGCTTGGTTGAGAATTTCTTGGGTCGTCCAGGGACAGGTTTGTGGAAAATGGCTCAATCCCGTTACCTCTGATGCGTGAGCCACGGCATCGGCCCAGATTTCCTCCTGCCACTCGACATCAGACAGCATCGATTTGAGACTAGGAGTTCTTTGAAGACGCCTCACAATACCCATCCGCTGATTTCTAATGGTCACCTCCCAACTTGCCCCTCTCCTCTCCATTTGGAATTGCCATTTGAGCAGATGTGCAAGCAAGATAGCCATTCGATTTGCCAGTTCTCGTTGTTCGCTTTTACCCACGTCTTCGATCTCATCTGCTAAATGTTTTAAGTCGAGCAAGGTGAAATTGCCGGATCGAATCCATTGTGCCTGTTGATTAGCCCAAGCAATGATATCTTGTTCATAACGAATGGCCTGCATCGGTGAATACTCCATGTTAAAAACCTATTTAGACCTTACCATTACAGCCTTGAGCCACGATGGTCGCGGTATTGCACGGCATGATGGTAAAGCGATATTCGTGGCCGGGGCCTTGCCCGGTGAAGAGATTCGGGCACAGATTCGTACCCACCATTCACATTTCGACGAGGCACGGCTACAGTGTGTACACACCCCTGCCCCCGAACGGAGGGTTCCAACCTGTCCGCACTTTGGCATTTGTGGTGGATGCAGTCTTCAGCACCTCGATTTTTCCCTGCAAAGTGCCCACAAGGAACAAGTGTTGAAGGATGCCCTAGAACGCATCGGTGGAATAGTGGTGGAGAATTGGCTGCCGCCCGTAATCGGTTCTCCGTGGGGGTATCGCTGCCGGACTCGCCTTGGGGTGGACCGAACTCATAGCGGGGAGATTAGATTCGGTTATCGGGGTAAGGCCAGCCACCATCTCACGGACCTCACCGACTGTCCGGTACTGCATCCGGCATTGTTGGCCCTCTTGCCAAAGTTGCGAACGCGCGTCCTTGCATGGGTCGAGTCGATCCGCGAGGTAGAGTTGGCTCAAGGGGACGAGGGTAACGGATTGCGATTGCACCTAGCGACTCCCCCCCGACGCCGTGACCTTAGGGTTTTGGAAGACTTCACCCAGGAGGAAGGTCTTAGCCTGTGGTGGTACGGTCCTGGCGCACAATCCTTGCGCCCTCTGGAGCCTACCCCTCTGGTCTACCGGCTTCCAGAATTCGCGGTGGAATTTCACTACACACCCGCTGACTTTACCCAGATCAATCTATCGTTGAATCGTTCCCTAGTGACGACGGTCTTGAAGCTGCTCACCCCCGTATCAGGGGAACGAATATTGGACCTCTATTGTGGTCTTGGTAACTTCACCCTGCCCTTGGCGCGCATCGGGGCTGAGGTATAGCAAAGCCACCATAAAATGATTACGCATAATTTGCGAAGACTTCCTCGGTAGTACAGCGTTCTCTTTTACGAATCGCCTTTAATTGCGCCCACTTATGTTCGATGGGATTGAAATCTGGTGAATAAGGTGGTAAATATTCCAGAATATGGCCCGCATTTTTGATGGATTTTTGAATTGGAAAGTTGCGTTATCCATCACAAGAACGCAATTGGGAGGAAGTTTTGGGAGTAAATCTTGGGTGATCCAAGAGTAAAACACATTACTATTGATGGTTCCGGTAAA
Proteins encoded in this region:
- a CDS encoding 4-hydroxythreonine-4-phosphate dehydrogenase — encoded protein: MDPKGYKNPRISERGEPHRKVCVTRPLRADSRERPATLKILLSKGAEKTVPFPPRPEGRGFSGTPMTFTIAPPRRLVLTPGEPAGVGPDLCLRMVQEPLSAEPVVVADPGLLERRAALLGLPLRLYPFDAATPPSPHRPGELAIVPVSLQTMEQPGRLDLTNAPYVLDTLRTAVAFCQAEKVDALVTGPVHKGVINEAGFPFTGHTEFLAALTGTTTVVMMLAIPGLRVALATTHLPLREVSAALTREGLTAVLTILHGELVRRFGLHAPRILVCGLNPHAGEGGHLGHEEIEVITPVLETLRMQGMDLVGPLPADTAFTPTRLADAAAVLAMYHDQGLPVLKHLGFGRAVNVTLGLPIVRTSVDHGTALELAGSGRADHSSLIAAFTLALKLTQKGFVLNRIKNISCPQSSE
- a CDS encoding conserved hypothetical protein (Evidence 4 : Unknown function but conserved in other organisms) is translated as MQAIRYEQDIIAWANQQAQWIRSGNFTLLDLKHLADEIEDVGKSEQRELANRMAILLAHLLKWQFQMERRGASWEVTIRNQRMGIVRRLQRTPSLKSMLSDVEWQEEIWADAVAHASEVTGLSHFPQTCPWTTQEILNQAWLPGEIVSTTPP
- a CDS encoding hypothetical protein (Evidence 5 : Unknown function), with product MLKTYLDLTITALSHDGRGIARHDGKAIFVAGALPGEEIRAQIRTHHSHFDEARLQCVHTPAPERRVPTCPHFGICGGCSLQHLDFSLQSAHKEQVLKDALERIGGIVVENWLPPVIGSPWGYRCRTRLGVDRTHSGEIRFGYRGKASHHLTDLTDCPVLHPALLALLPKLRTRVLAWVESIREVELAQGDEGNGLRLHLATPPRRRDLRVLEDFTQEEGLSLWWYGPGAQSLRPLEPTPLVYRLPEFAVEFHYTPADFTQINLSLNRSLVTTVLKLLTPVSGERILDLYCGLGNFTLPLARIGAEV